The Carboxydocella sporoproducens DSM 16521 genome has a segment encoding these proteins:
- a CDS encoding RNA polymerase factor sigma-54 yields the protein MSIRIGYGLNLEQSQKLIMTPELRQAITVLQLSALELSEYVQQELQENPVLEIKEDKEELPETEVEANGGKDDGLDVDWQEYFADKSDLGIVRQGAEEEKEQVQWENFLTQGPTLVEHLLFQLNVSPLDPGEKEIGEFIIGNLDDNGYLTCSTEEIARSLQVPVEKVEKVLRTIQTFDPAGVAARNLQECLLLQVEALGWNEPLLPALIQHHLTALGEGKGPKVARALGVPVEEIQRLYDLIKQLDPKPGRRFGGNQDVRYVVPDIVVEKIDGEYIVLVNDYGVPQLTINSTYRSILLQEKDSEARKYVEAKLNAASWLIRAIEQRRLTLYRVANCLVQLQTVWCNCKKTFLISVCVI from the coding sequence ATGTCAATCCGCATAGGTTATGGACTGAACCTGGAACAGAGCCAGAAATTGATAATGACTCCCGAATTGCGCCAGGCCATCACTGTCTTGCAGTTATCGGCCCTGGAACTGTCTGAGTACGTGCAACAGGAGCTACAGGAAAATCCTGTTCTGGAAATCAAGGAAGACAAGGAAGAGCTGCCGGAAACGGAAGTGGAAGCTAACGGGGGGAAGGATGATGGCCTGGATGTTGACTGGCAGGAGTATTTTGCTGACAAATCCGATCTGGGCATAGTCAGGCAGGGAGCCGAGGAAGAAAAGGAACAGGTACAGTGGGAAAATTTCCTCACTCAGGGACCGACTCTGGTGGAACACCTGCTGTTCCAGCTTAATGTCAGCCCTTTGGACCCCGGGGAGAAGGAAATCGGCGAGTTTATTATCGGTAACCTGGATGATAATGGCTATTTGACCTGCAGTACGGAGGAAATTGCCCGTAGCTTGCAGGTTCCGGTCGAAAAGGTAGAGAAAGTTTTGCGTACCATCCAGACTTTCGATCCGGCCGGAGTAGCTGCCCGCAATTTACAGGAATGTTTACTTCTGCAGGTAGAAGCTCTGGGCTGGAATGAACCCCTCTTGCCGGCTTTGATCCAGCATCATTTGACAGCTCTGGGGGAGGGGAAAGGGCCGAAAGTAGCCCGGGCCCTGGGGGTGCCGGTGGAGGAAATTCAGCGCCTCTATGACTTGATCAAACAACTGGATCCCAAACCGGGGCGGCGCTTTGGGGGCAACCAGGATGTGCGCTATGTAGTGCCAGATATTGTGGTGGAAAAAATCGATGGGGAATATATCGTGCTGGTTAATGATTATGGTGTGCCGCAACTGACCATCAATTCCACCTATCGCTCCATTCTTTTGCAGGAAAAAGATTCGGAAGCCAGAAAATATGTAGAGGCCAAACTCAATGCGGCCAGCTGGCTGATTCGAGCCATTGAACAGCGGCGTCTGACCCTGTACCGGGTGGCCAACTGTCTGGTGCAATTGCAAACTGTCTGGTGCAATTGCAAAAAGACTTTTTTGATTTCGGTTTGCGTTATTTAA
- a CDS encoding acyltransferase, which produces MKRRVESYRVEGPNSMQHWTRIISPWRVMFNFAIIQLGRYCPSLRLKAWLYRHLLGMQLGKNVSLGLMMMPDIFFPNRISIGDNTVIGYNCTILTHEYLVEEYRLGEVKIGKNVMIGANTTILPGVTIGDGAKISAMSLVTGDVEAGAVVGGIPARPLRIN; this is translated from the coding sequence ATGAAGCGCAGAGTTGAGAGCTACCGGGTAGAGGGACCGAATAGTATGCAACACTGGACCCGAATTATTTCACCCTGGCGGGTGATGTTCAATTTTGCTATAATACAGCTGGGACGCTATTGTCCTTCTTTGCGCCTGAAAGCCTGGCTCTACCGCCATTTGCTGGGAATGCAGCTGGGGAAGAATGTTTCTCTGGGTCTGATGATGATGCCGGATATCTTTTTCCCTAACCGCATCAGCATTGGGGATAATACAGTGATCGGATATAACTGTACCATCCTGACCCATGAATATTTGGTGGAAGAATACCGGCTGGGAGAAGTAAAAATTGGCAAAAATGTCATGATTGGGGCCAACACCACTATTCTGCCGGGGGTGACTATCGGTGATGGGGCCAAAATCTCAGCCATGTCACTGGTAACCGGGGATGTGGAAGCAGGAGCGGTAGTTGGAGGTATACCTGCCAGGCCCTTGCGAATAAATTAG
- a CDS encoding MBL fold metallo-hydrolase, producing MKKEELDAFLRYKTAMAVEASRRFYKLREGRQEKEKSWTLTFLGTGGNPEAVISQQPRTAGFFLQLGDFYFMVDPGPGALYAALELGIDLGQLDAVYISHGHVDHYAGAESIIEGMCWAMSSRRGKLLLPRDMVEENAHISTFHRGEAAHSGYLGGPEVVFLQAYQPIALGELTLIPVPAYHGPENYGFILKAPGLILGYTSDTNFLRSYRTFSGIKEVIPWGPVLDFQEAISWREELVEAYRKVDLLIANVTAHNSWFHRHITTLGLPYLLRESNIKQCYITHFNHCCVWPEDLRPAMAAYVEAVSGVPTSAAYDGLQVDLQRWLKREGEDEAQS from the coding sequence ATGAAAAAAGAGGAACTGGATGCTTTTTTGCGGTACAAAACAGCGATGGCTGTAGAGGCCAGCCGCCGTTTCTATAAACTGCGGGAAGGGCGGCAGGAGAAAGAGAAGAGCTGGACCCTGACTTTTCTTGGTACCGGCGGTAACCCGGAAGCGGTAATCAGCCAGCAACCGCGGACTGCTGGATTTTTTCTGCAGCTGGGGGATTTCTATTTCATGGTGGATCCAGGACCGGGGGCGTTATATGCTGCCCTGGAACTGGGGATTGATCTGGGTCAGCTGGATGCAGTCTATATCTCCCATGGCCATGTGGACCATTATGCCGGGGCGGAAAGCATTATCGAGGGCATGTGCTGGGCCATGTCCAGCCGCCGGGGAAAACTCTTGCTGCCCCGGGATATGGTGGAGGAAAATGCCCATATCAGCACCTTTCACCGGGGGGAGGCGGCCCATAGCGGCTATCTGGGCGGCCCGGAAGTGGTGTTTTTGCAGGCCTATCAGCCCATTGCCCTGGGAGAGCTGACTCTGATTCCTGTACCGGCATATCATGGTCCGGAAAACTATGGGTTTATTCTGAAAGCCCCGGGGTTAATCCTGGGCTACACCAGTGATACCAATTTTCTCCGCAGTTATCGCACTTTCAGTGGAATCAAGGAGGTTATCCCCTGGGGGCCGGTGCTGGATTTCCAGGAAGCGATCAGCTGGCGGGAGGAACTGGTAGAGGCCTACCGGAAAGTGGATCTCCTCATTGCCAATGTTACGGCCCATAATAGCTGGTTTCACCGGCATATTACCACCCTGGGCCTGCCTTATCTGTTGCGAGAAAGCAATATAAAACAGTGCTACATTACCCATTTTAATCACTGCTGTGTCTGGCCGGAAGATTTACGACCGGCCATGGCGGCCTACGTGGAAGCGGTCAGTGGGGTGCCGACCAGTGCCGCTTATGATGGCTTGCAGGTTGATTTACAGCGATGGCTCAAGCGGGAGGGAGAAGATGAAGCGCAGAGTTGA
- the whiA gene encoding DNA-binding protein WhiA, translating to MSFSLQTKEELARLLPPHEGCLKAELAALIKMDGSLQLSAGTGWALSIHTESAAIARKVFSLLKKLFGVQADILVSKQNRLKKHNTYIVKVADSDEVKKILLFAGVLDERGELWDGIADPLLARDCCKRSYLRGAFLGGGSVNDPERDYHLEIIVDNQEDGEAIVNLLRDLGLKGKLTARKNNFVVYLKEAEQIADFLSLIGANRARLELENARVVKEMRNNVNRLVNCETANLSKTVNAAVRQLENIRLLAERVGLSNLPEGLRQVAEARLNYPDISLKELGELLEPPLSKSGVNHRLRKLEQLASRLLQGEKGE from the coding sequence ATGTCTTTTTCACTGCAAACTAAAGAAGAACTGGCCCGGCTGTTACCACCTCATGAAGGTTGCCTGAAGGCGGAGCTGGCCGCTTTAATCAAAATGGATGGTTCCCTGCAGCTCAGTGCCGGGACGGGCTGGGCCTTGTCTATACATACTGAAAGCGCCGCTATTGCCCGCAAGGTTTTTTCCTTGCTCAAGAAATTATTTGGTGTACAGGCGGATATTCTGGTCAGCAAACAGAATAGATTGAAAAAACATAACACATATATAGTAAAAGTGGCAGATAGTGATGAGGTAAAAAAAATCCTGCTCTTTGCCGGGGTACTTGATGAAAGGGGAGAGCTCTGGGATGGAATTGCTGACCCATTGCTGGCCCGGGATTGCTGTAAACGCTCTTATTTACGGGGAGCCTTTCTGGGGGGCGGTTCTGTCAATGACCCGGAACGGGACTATCACCTGGAAATTATCGTTGACAACCAGGAAGACGGGGAAGCTATCGTCAATCTCTTGCGCGATCTGGGGCTAAAAGGCAAGCTGACTGCCCGCAAAAACAATTTTGTAGTCTACCTCAAGGAGGCAGAACAGATTGCCGATTTTCTCAGCCTGATTGGAGCCAATCGAGCCCGGCTGGAACTGGAAAATGCCCGGGTCGTGAAGGAAATGCGCAATAATGTTAACCGGCTGGTCAATTGTGAAACTGCCAATCTATCCAAAACGGTGAATGCTGCAGTCCGGCAGCTGGAAAATATTCGCCTGCTGGCGGAGAGGGTGGGTTTGTCCAATTTGCCGGAGGGTTTACGGCAGGTGGCAGAAGCACGGCTTAATTATCCCGATATCAGTTTGAAGGAACTGGGGGAACTGCTGGAACCGCCTTTGAGCAAATCCGGGGTGAACCATCGCCTGCGCAAGCTGGAGCAGCTGGCCAGTCGCCTGTTACAGGGGGAGAAAGGGGAATGA
- a CDS encoding YhcN/YlaJ family sporulation lipoprotein — protein MSKRKEIAWLTAVLAATLIWSGGCPARKPAPPTAPAPTPPGTITTPAPTPTPPRTEGPRTQAQAWDAADDIADAVSRIDGVNKASVVVVGNVALIGLDLKAGIEGTKVEAIREKAATTAKRDPRIVNAVVETDPDAVGRIKKIAAGVRQGRPISEFFDQISEFFKRLKPTT, from the coding sequence ATGTCAAAGCGCAAAGAGATAGCTTGGTTAACTGCTGTCCTGGCCGCAACCCTGATCTGGTCCGGAGGATGTCCGGCCCGGAAACCGGCACCGCCAACGGCGCCAGCACCTACCCCGCCAGGGACTATTACTACTCCGGCGCCTACTCCCACACCGCCGCGGACAGAAGGGCCCCGTACCCAGGCGCAGGCCTGGGATGCAGCCGATGATATTGCTGATGCCGTTTCCCGGATCGACGGAGTGAACAAGGCTTCAGTAGTGGTGGTAGGCAATGTGGCCCTGATCGGTCTGGACTTGAAGGCCGGGATTGAAGGAACCAAAGTGGAAGCTATTCGCGAAAAAGCAGCGACTACTGCCAAACGGGACCCGCGGATAGTCAATGCCGTAGTGGAAACTGATCCAGATGCAGTAGGCAGGATCAAAAAAATTGCTGCCGGTGTGCGGCAGGGCCGGCCTATCAGCGAGTTTTTTGATCAAATCAGTGAATTTTTCAAACGGTTAAAACCCACTACCTAA
- a CDS encoding gluconeogenesis factor YvcK family protein: MRRRRPRQWKWFLPGMGVKRWFFLALIGAGFLVLGLTFVLNWDMLVWLANFFTRSRQLLGGKGIAVVGAGLLVTGAVLLVYGLLSAITSVVMAVLPYRSWRLVDKVWEKRNLRLGPNIVVIGGGTGLSVLLRGLKEYTSNLTAVVTMADDGGSSGRLREHYGMLPPGDVRNCLAALAEPGSRLGELLQYRFNEEAGLKGHTMGNLMLTAMTQLSGSFVRAINELGLLLAVRGRVLPSTTQQVTLVAEMSDGRIVRGESLIPGAKGRIRRVWLEPEEVEAYGEVIKAIQEADIIVLGPGSLYTSVLPNLLIKPIAEALAQARCPKVYVCNIMTQPGETDDYTVSDHVAAIQKHAGDIVDVVIANKTRIPADLLRKYAAQGQYPVRYDGDRVKKLNVVALVEPVADLSEVVRHNAGRLARIILRLTKQWTYPY, translated from the coding sequence CTTTCTGGCTCTAATTGGAGCCGGCTTCCTGGTTCTGGGCCTGACCTTTGTGCTTAACTGGGATATGCTGGTCTGGCTGGCCAATTTTTTTACCCGCTCCCGGCAGCTGCTGGGGGGTAAAGGGATAGCAGTGGTTGGAGCTGGTTTGCTGGTAACAGGGGCAGTATTGCTGGTTTACGGCCTGCTCAGTGCTATTACCTCTGTGGTGATGGCAGTTTTACCCTACCGCTCCTGGCGGCTGGTGGATAAAGTCTGGGAAAAACGCAACTTGCGCTTAGGGCCCAATATCGTGGTCATCGGGGGCGGCACCGGGCTATCGGTGCTTTTGCGCGGATTGAAGGAATATACCAGCAATTTGACTGCGGTTGTAACCATGGCCGATGATGGGGGCAGCTCCGGGCGGCTAAGGGAACATTATGGTATGCTGCCTCCAGGGGATGTGCGCAACTGCCTGGCGGCTCTGGCTGAACCAGGCAGCCGGTTAGGAGAGCTGCTGCAGTATCGTTTTAATGAAGAAGCCGGTTTAAAAGGCCACACCATGGGTAACCTGATGTTAACGGCTATGACTCAGCTCAGTGGCAGTTTTGTCAGGGCCATCAATGAGCTGGGCTTATTGCTGGCCGTGCGGGGCAGGGTGTTACCTTCTACCACCCAGCAGGTTACTCTGGTAGCGGAAATGAGTGATGGCCGGATTGTACGGGGGGAATCCCTCATCCCCGGGGCCAAAGGGCGGATACGTCGGGTCTGGCTGGAGCCGGAAGAAGTGGAGGCTTACGGGGAGGTAATCAAGGCCATTCAGGAAGCGGATATCATCGTTTTAGGGCCGGGGAGCCTGTATACTTCCGTGTTGCCCAATCTTTTGATTAAGCCCATTGCTGAGGCGCTGGCCCAGGCCCGTTGTCCCAAGGTTTATGTATGCAATATCATGACTCAGCCTGGAGAGACTGATGATTATACCGTCAGTGACCATGTTGCCGCTATCCAAAAACATGCGGGTGATATTGTGGATGTAGTGATTGCCAACAAGACGCGGATCCCGGCGGATTTGCTGCGCAAATATGCGGCTCAGGGTCAGTACCCGGTCCGTTATGATGGGGACAGGGTTAAGAAGCTGAATGTGGTGGCCCTGGTGGAACCGGTGGCCGATTTATCCGAGGTGGTGCGTCACAATGCCGGACGGCTGGCCCGGATTATCCTGCGTTTGACCAAACAATGGACTTATCCTTATTAA